GCAGATCTTGAGTGAGGAAGAACGAAAGCAGAGGAGAGGAGAACGCAGAGAAGATAGAACGCAGAGAAGGTATAAAATTAGGTTTAGATTTTGGGGattgtttaattaaaaaaaaaaaaaaaaacccttgaCTCGGTGACTCGGTCTTGACTCGCGAGTCAACCGAGTCAGACCGAGTCTGACCGAGTTTTGTCAAAAAACGAGTCTGACAGCGAGTCGACTCGTTTTTCCTATGTAGACTCGCGAGTCTACCGAGTCAGCGAGTTAACTCGCGAGTCTGACAACATTGGTTGTTGATATCCTTCAGCATGTGCATGTCCCTTACATCTCTTTGTATCTACTTTTTTATAAACTAAGTTTTAAAAAATACTATTATTAGTGATGTCTGGTAGCTTTATCGTTTTTTCATCTGGTATTGGTTATGTGGTGGATTGAACTTGGAAGCTATTACATAGTTTTTTTGCGAACATAGGATGCAACGAAGACAGTAGCGAATAAGATGTTACCAAGAACATTGTCTTCAAGGAAGTTTTCCAAAGGGTTTACATATGTATGATTTATCTAATTTCTTGCTCTAATGTGGGGTACTATTTATATTGAACAACATTTGCGCAACATCTATTACATGCTTATTTGTACGTCTTTGTATAAATTATTATCACATCTTTTACAGTAAAAATTGCACCAAAGAACACGTCGACATGGGGTCAAACACGGTTAACATTtgaaacttatatatatatatatatatatatatatatatatttttgaaaggatttattccatatatatcaaatactcaataattataattaaaagtgGAGTTCGTAAAAAATTATCCGTGTATCGCACGGACAAACAGAGTTAATACTAGTATATATAATCAACGTATgcacatataaatatatatatatatatatatatatatatcccttgGTATTTTTGAATGAAGCTCTTGTCATAAAGCTTAAAAAATTACTTTgatattttctttgtaaaagGCTAATtgtctaaaaaaaaaaagctaatcTATCTActgattttcacttttattGATCATCATCATTGAAACTGTCATTGACTCAAGTTCTTTAAGTAATAAATTAGCAATTTTTTTCATACTTCACTCttaaaaattatgtttttaaaaataaaagtgtTCTAGGGTTGTCGAGCTAAGAAGAGATGTCGACTCAAGTATCAAAgccacaaaaaaatatttttttaatcagacaCCACGAGGAAAAAAGTGTCTGACACATATCATATAAATGTCGTACGTGTATCGGGGTCGTGTCGGTGCCCAACACTGGGACACGCCATAGGTGAGAGATATCCGTGCTTATAAGTCTATTTgcacgggtaaaaacactagtCCTATCTAAAATATTAAAAGGTGGCAACACAAACTATCTATCCTACAAGCTTCCAAAATTGACCTTAAAAGGTTGATAATTTTCTATAAAGCATCAAATTTCCAAAGTCTCCATCAAAGGCATTACTTTAACTATGGgtttattgaaattcaaacatgGTTCAAACAAACAAACTAAAAGGTAGATAAAGCggctactccctccgttcctaaataactgacactaaTTCTGGCTGAATTTTGTTCTTAATTATCtgccactttacaaagttcaagaaagtattaattatactttaccaattgtacccttcatttattgtagtatgaaaattgaaaagttagaattaataagagagataaaaggTATATTAGAAAGTTAGAtatcaattttaataaaacaaaaacattaattgttatttctgGGTGCGTTTATTGGGCACCACCTGATTAGGTGGTGTACCCGTCCTCCACCAAAGTCACCTGCTGCAGTGGGTTTAGCCGGTTTTATTTCGGTTTAGTGTATTTGCAAGGGTAGTGCTGGTAAGTAAATTACAGTGGGGGCCAGGTAAATATTAAGATTTGTACTTTGGTACCTCTATCAATTTGTCGATTTAGGGTTCAAAAGGGGGTTGTAACTTTGGGTAATGTTAGGACTTGACATTGAGAAAGAGCGGTCTTGGAGTGACCTTGAAGAAGCGATAAGCTTAGGCGATGTTAGTGGTCTATAATTGCGAGGTGGTTCTACATTATGTGTGTCTGTGGGTACGTCGCGTTGTCCAGATCATTACTTCCATATCATAACCTAGCTATCTTCACGATTTTATTTGTAGGTATGATTTACACTTAAATTTGTCTTAAGCGTCGTGCTTACTGAAAGGGAAGCAATTTCCAGTATATTGATTTCATGTAGGTTTTAATTGATATAGTTTGGCTGTAGTTGATGCATGTGTAAGGTCTGGGCATTTTGACTGTTGAGAAAAAGATCTGGGTTTATGGGTAATTGAAGGAGTTGGGATTTATCGATATGGGTCTTTACGTTATGTTTGATTGCAAGGTTTGTTATAGACATTGACGTTTTTCTATATTTGTTGCAGTATATTGACTAAGGTGCTACTGTTGAGGTTTGAGGTATGGTTATTTTGGAAGAAGAGGTTGAACTCCCAAATGAAGGTGAAGAACGTCTGACAGGACAGGTAAATGAATTTGAAGTGTTAAATAATTTGCATCTATGCaatgattttgaaaaaacaTAATTTGATTATTGTGGTTGTTTTTATGtaaatgatgaaaatatttttgacaATAGGGTTTGGAGGATATGTCTGAAAATGGCGGTGATGAAGAACCCCATGATGAAGAAGTAGTGATAACTGGAATGGATGATTTGTTGAATTATGATATGAAGAGTTTGAGTACTGAAGCAGCAATGAAATTTCAATTTAGTAATCGTGAGGTTGGCTTTGAGTTTTACAACCTGTATGCGATGGTGAAAGGGTTTGCAGCGAGGAAAAACAAAATCTTAAGGAACAAAAAAGGGGAGGTTGTGCAACAATCCTTTGTATATTTTAGAGAAGGATTCCGCAAAGTGGTTGCAAGGGGAAGtagaaagagaaagaagcaaGCAGAGCAGCGTTGTGGTTGTCTTGCAAACTTCCGTGTCCACGTTCACATTGCAACTAGTCGCTGGTATGTTacaaaatttgatgatgaccaCAATCATGAGTTGTTAAGTGAAAGACATGTTGGTCGGTTGGCCCTGCATAGAAGGTTAAGGGAAGGTGATGTTATGCAACTTAATGGGATGAGGAATGCTGGCATAGGTGTAACGGGAGTTTACAACCTCATTGCTAGTCAGTCTGGTGGATTTGATAGGGTGCCGTTTACGAAAATGCATTTACACAATCAGATAGGCAAGCAGAGGAGGCAGCTAAAGTCTGATGTTGAAAATGCTATTTTGTACTTGAAGGATTTGCGCAAAAAAGATCTGGCAATGTTTTGGCGACATCATGCTAACGAGGATGGAAAACTGGAACTTTTGTTTTGGGCAGATGGAATTAGCCAAAAGAACTATGAAGTATTTGGTGATGTTGTAGCGTTTGACGCTACGTACGGGAAAAACAAATATCAGTACCCATTTGTAATATTTTCTGGACTGAACAACCACAACCAAACAACGGTGTTTTCCTGTGCAATAATTGCAAATGAAAGTGAAGAGACATATGTTTGGCTACTTGAAAGATTTCTTGAGGAAATGAGAGGAAAGTTTCCTACATTTGTAATTACTGATGGGCATTTGTCAATGAAAAATGCAATTACCACAGTATTTCCTAGTGCTCATCATAGATTATGTGCCTGGCACTTGCTGCAGAATGCTACAAGAAACATAAAGATTCCAGGTTTCACTCAAcagttcaaaagatgcatgttGGTTGACTATGAGGTGGGTGAATTCAAACATAAGTGGGAATCTGTTGTATCAAAATTCGGTTTGGAAGACAATGAATGGGTGATGGAACATTATGAAAATAGAAAGATGTGGGCAGTAGCTCATATAAGGGGTTGTTTTTTTGCTGGGTTTCGCACAACATCAAGATGTGAGAGTTTGCATTCAGAAATCAAGAAGTTCATACATTCAAGGTATAACCTTTCAGATTTTTTAAAACACTTTCACAGATGTTTGAATTTTATGCGGTTTAGGGAGGAAGAAGCAGAGTTGTCATCGGTTGTTGGGAAGGCACCCCTAGAAACTCCCTTCAAGCTACTTGAGAAGTCAGCTGCCTCTGTGTATACACCGTCCATATTTGAGAAATTTCGGGGTGTTATTGTTAAAGCATTCTTAGTGTATGTTAGTGGTCGTAGAAGCACTTCCACTTTCAAGATATTCACAGTTTCGAAGTTTCAAACACCGAGCAAGGAATGGCATGTATCTTTTTATCCACCAACACCAATGCTGAAATGTTCTTGTCAACGGATGGAGTCAATTGGCCTTCCATGTGAGCATATTATAGCTGTTATGGTAATTTTGGGTATGCATGAAATTCCACCTAGTCTTGTGCTGCATAGGTGGACCAAACGTGCTAGAGATGTCATTGAATGTTATGCTGCTGATGTCAGTGGTAATTGGGGTTCTGTTAACATGGCTCGCCATGCAGTGTTACTAAATGGTTGTAGAGAAATGTGCAAATTGGCCGGTGATTCGGTTGAAGATTTCACAAGCACTAGACACCTTATTACTACACATACTGAAAGactgaaagagaagaaaaaggacAACACAGTACATGACAACATTGATGAAAACAATCAATCTGTCCCGTTGAGGAACCCCGACCGTGCCAAGCGCGCATATGGTGGTGCAAGTACATCGGGCACGAAAGGTAATCGCCGTAGAAAGACTACGTGTAGTGTATGCAAGACACCTGGGCACAATAAAGCGTCGTGCCGTCTAAAGACCCGGATCCATGATATGGCGCAGGAACTGTACGGTGGTGATACACAATCATTCTCAGAAGCCTAACTACCAAGATATTCACCATCAATTACTGACAGGTATGAGTTTATACTTTATTATGTTTTGTAATTTTCGATTTTGGTAATATAGCTTGAAAACCTGAGGTAATTTGTGAAGTTTTCTGTATTGTTGCAGGGTTATTTTTGTTGCACTTGCGTCCTACAAACAAAGGCATTAGTAGAGAATGTAGTACATAATGGAGTCTACAAACCTGTAGACAAGTTGTAATGAAATGTGGGTATTAACCATTCATGGACCTGAAGACAAATCAGTCTCATGTACTTCAAgtatgttgtttgtattatgcATCTATGGTAGAGGGCTGAACACTGTGAGACTAATGGGTGACTTTTATTATGTGTATGTGTATTAAGCATTTATGTTAACTAAACACAAGTCAGACTCATGTACTTGTATTGAATTATGTTTATGTGTATGAAGCATTAATGATAATTACCGCCGTTTAGTGAGACTTAAGTACTTGTTTTTGATTAAGGAATTATGTGTATTAAGCATTCATGTTACCTGAACAGAAGTGAGAATGaagaaattatttttgttatgtGCATTTGTATTAACCATTGATTTTTCCTGAACACAAGTGAGATTGATGTACTTGATTTTTATGAGTGCTACGAAACATTCATGGTATCTCAAAGCATGGTAAATTAACTGCATTAATTTCTGGATAAGTCAACAAAGCATGGTAACGTATACGAGGTGCAGTTGAATATCGTGTGGCCCGATAAGGAGATTGTTGGTTTGCGTTGGGCCAAGGGAAAGGTTTCAGGTTATAAgagtttaaaaaataatttaaaaacgCGTATAGGCCCAAAGTTAACAATTGGGCCAAATATTGTAAAGCGGCAAAAAGGAACTCTGGTATAAGGAGCTGGATCAAATACACCCCAAATAGTTTCATTAAAACCAAGCACACCGTGCATTGTTTGCGATAAAACATATAACCCAGCATTATTATACACTAGGTTGACATGATGCCACTTCTTATACAGTAAATGTGGCCTGATAGTTCCAAAATAACAGAGGAATAGCGGTGCTCTGTCTCAGTAATTATACAAATAAGTGGGAGACAACCCCAAACTGGAAGATTATTTAACTAAACCACTAATTATATTACAACAAAAGGGGTGGTCGTGGGCATAACTTTCagtctgaagttgctccattgGTGTTTGACAGCGTCAATTTCAAACTTTGTTGGTGTCCACGATGGACTTCCAGTACAACATCGCCTTTTTGAACACAGATTCATAGTACTCGTTGTGCCCCCCAGTCACGATATTCAGCGCTGCCTTCATTCTGACAACCTTATCCTTCAACTGCAAATGGTGAACACAACAAATCAGTTTCAACACGCCTGCGTTCTATTCAAAGAAATATTGTAATAGAAATCTTGTATACAAACCACGCCGATGAGGTTGTTTTGGAAAGCATGTTCCATGTCCATCCAATCTATAACCCAAATCGAGGAGTCATCACTGAAGCAATTCACCCAAATCAAAATTTGATGTTAATGGCTGAGGTGAAATTTAATCAAAATGCAACCGGATCAATTAAATGATGATAGTGTTAAGACCTCTTTCCACAGTTTGGTATTCCTTTTGCATCACTAATGTCCCATGCTGGCAATGCGTATGCTTGTTGCATATATCCAGTGGGATAACAGTCAGATTGAATCATTTTCGCAATGACCTCAACCTGCAAAttgtaaaaagttttcaaagGTTGGTGGTAAAAGCACACATAACTACTGTATATGTTTCCGAATGTCAACTGTTGAGTCTATACCATGTCGCGAATGTGTGCTTTTCTAGAGGCCATTTTTTCAACAGGCAAGTAAGAGTCTAGATGGTAAATAACTTACTCTTGGATGCACACTACCATCAAGTACCAGTGGGTTTCATCTCTAATAGGTGCATAAATCTTGCAAGAAAGAACCTCATAGGAAATTAGTGATGCAAAATTATATATTGCCAAGTGCAAAGTGGCAGAAATCAGTTCGTACTGTATATCTATTTAACATATTTCCACATACATATTTCAAATTTGGAAAAGCTGGCATCCACTTATCCCTGGTTACAAAGCATGCTAACATATCACTAAGTGGGACCCCTTCCTCTACACCTTCCTGTTAATAGGTTTATAGTTAGTTAACATAATTTGGAAGATGGAACTGGGTGTCGTGAATTAGGTGATACAGATTTTGTAAAAGACTTACAGAGAATGATGGTGGTAGACACCAAATTTGGGGGTTTGTGGACCTACACTGACCCCATGTGACCTTAAGAGTATAGAATTTCATGACCTGTTCCAATATAGGTTAAACAGCTATGACATTCGCACATTACAATATACAATGTAAATGATGAATGAGTTTAACTCCAGTGTATGTAACAGTAACCTCGTCTGAAACTCGTCTTCCTGGACATAGACACTCCAGGTCCAATCTCAAGGCCATGCT
This is a stretch of genomic DNA from Lotus japonicus ecotype B-129 chromosome 1, LjGifu_v1.2. It encodes these proteins:
- the LOC130743072 gene encoding protein FAR1-RELATED SEQUENCE 5-like; the encoded protein is MVILEEEVELPNEGEERLTGQGLEDMSENGGDEEPHDEEVVITGMDDLLNYDMKSLSTEAAMKFQFSNREVGFEFYNLYAMVKGFAARKNKILRNKKGEVVQQSFVYFREGFRKVVARGSRKRKKQAEQRCGCLANFRVHVHIATSRWYVTKFDDDHNHELLSERHVGRLALHRRLREGDVMQLNGMRNAGIGVTGVYNLIASQSGGFDRVPFTKMHLHNQIGKQRRQLKSDVENAILYLKDLRKKDLAMFWRHHANEDGKLELLFWADGISQKNYEVFGDVVAFDATYGKNKYQYPFVIFSGLNNHNQTTVFSCAIIANESEETYVWLLERFLEEMRGKFPTFVITDGHLSMKNAITTVFPSAHHRLCAWHLLQNATRNIKIPGFTQQFKRCMLVDYEVGEFKHKWESVVSKFGLEDNEWVMEHYENRKMWAVAHIRGCFFAGFRTTSRCESLHSEIKKFIHSRYNLSDFLKHFHRCLNFMRFREEEAELSSVVGKAPLETPFKLLEKSAASVYTPSIFEKFRGVIVKAFLVYVSGRRSTSTFKIFTVSKFQTPSKEWHVSFYPPTPMLKCSCQRMESIGLPCEHIIAVMVILGMHEIPPSLVLHRWTKRARDVIECYAADVSGNWGSVNMARHAVLLNGCREMCKLAGDSVEDFTSTRHLITTHTERLKEKKKDNTVHDNIDENNQSVPLRNPDRAKRAYGGASTSGTKGNRRRKTTCSVCKTPGHNKASCRLKTRIHDMAQELYGGDTQSFSEA